One Sebaldella sp. S0638 genomic window, TGGGATGTATAATATCAACAGCGGAGACTCTTGGTGAAGGGATTGCGGCCCATGGGTTAAATCCTGATATTATAATAGAAGAAGTTAACATGATTTTAGATAAACAGGAAGCTGAATAA contains:
- a CDS encoding DUF1858 domain-containing protein, whose translation is MAKVTKEMNIMEAVEKYPIIAQVLMRYGLGCVGCIISTAETLGEGIAAHGLNPDIIIEEVNMILDKQEAE